The genomic stretch TCTGTTTGttcccttttcctttccttttcttcgaACCTTCTGTTTGGGTTTCAATTCACTTGCGTTTCCATATTCGACCTACCATTGCATGATTGTTCCATGAATAGAGACACGATGAATAAAGCATGGAGTACCATTTCTAGTGATGAAGGATCTAATGTTGCACCAAATGTGATgttgtgtgtttggatgtaccaGAAATCAACATCCAAACAGATGTTCTCCTGGAACAGACTACCATCTACTCTGTTGTGCATTTGGGGTACCAAAATCAAGAACCACATCCAGGCTTCCATCTTCCCACATTTTATTCTCTATATCATATTGGCCCGAGATGTTCCCTGTctcaataagaaaaaaaaaaaaaagaatcctacTCGCCGAGAAAAGTTGGGAGTAGTTTTGTAGTAGATGTTATTGGACTAGGCCATTCTTGAGAACAATTCCAAAGCTTACGTACCTCACAACATAGAATTTCCTTGGACATTTTCCTAAACAAGTTAGCCGGGTCACATGACCAGCGATGCTGTTGATATCGATTGGCTTTGTAAGTTCTCGGCAGTTCGTTTTTCACCTACATAGCATTTTTCATCAAATGGATAGAAAGAAATAAGAGGAAAAGATAGAAATAATTTGAAGGAAAAATGCACCGATAAATCTCCAACAAAGACAAACTTCCAACCCTTAAGGCTGGCCCTAACAGCAAGATCCATGTCTTCTACTGTAGTCCTGTCTTTCCATCCTCCAGCATCCATGACTGCTCGGATTCTCCCTACTCCAGCAGTCCCTATAAATGCAAGTTGTTCATGTCCATGCATGTCATAGAGACTAAGAAGAATATAATATGAATCATTGTATTGCAAACATTACCGTTGAATCCAAAGAACGAATAGGTGGAAGAGCCCACTTCTTGCTCCAAACTGAAATGATAGTCCAGTGACATTTCTTGGAGGCGTGTCATCAGACATTCATTTGCATTTACTACAccggaaagaaataaaaaaataaaaaatcaaatgattTAGAACTAACATCATATGGGCACATGAATATGGATGTAAAAGGGATGGTCTAACAAATCGGGCAATGTGAATTTTTtatggattgaaaataaaaaatcagatcaGGACGGGACGTCAATCAGCGTTTAAACCATGAGGAGAGAAGTGCCATGAGAATGGTAATTGGGTTGGTGGTAAGCTCTTCCTGACCATATTCTCTTGGAGTTTTCTTGTATTTTCTCCAGTGTTTTGCAATGGGGTTGCTAATCCCCTTTTATAGACTCTGATCTGTCCAAATTTCTAATGGTCGGATGTTCAATACCCCAAAGAGAAATGTCCCCCGCATGGTTTGGAAATGCTAATCCAAATTAACCCTTGATTTGAACTATTGAAAATGGATTTTGCAAAAGAAATACCATTTATAATACTACAATGATCTGGATTAGCAGACCATTGTGGGGATTACCTGGATATTCACCAGGCATGGTCATGATCAAGAGAGCCTCATTGCCATTGATCCAACATGAATGTATGCTTCTAGACACATTTTCTTAGTTAGGAGCAAGCAAGAGAAATATAAATTCATTCATGCATGTTACACTTAAGGTGCATAAAATTGTGTTGGGCCCATGGTCGTCGCTGATCAAAGCCATTGAAAGTGCAGCCCCTGCACGGATGGCCCACGAACAAAAAAGAAATACAGCAACAGACCACATTCAACCAATCTGAGTCAATGTCTGCAATTCTCAAACTTGGGTTATTTTTGGTGCATGACCTAACCATGGCTAGGCTCATCAATTATCATTAATTTGATTCCCtgaactgtgggacccacttgtagaaAATGAAGACAGTACAAACACACAAGTATTATAGAGTGGCCTCATTGCTCTTACCAAATTTCCATCGAGCTTGGACCAAGGCAAGGTCTGGATTGTGGAGAAGGAAGGGGATGGTCCTCCATAAGTAGTCTGGTTCAGGCTGGAAGTCAGCGTCGAAAATTGCGACGAATTCACAATCTTTAACATACTGTTTCTCAAGACCTTCACGGAGTGCTCCGGCCTTGTACCCATTCCTATTTTCCCTTCTCTCATACTTGATATGTACACCCTTCTCCAACCATTTTTCGCACTCAAATTCCACCTTGTCCtacaccatcaccatcatcataattatatttaagtgggccgcatctttTCACAGTATTGAGGGTTTAaattatggtgaatggggccatGGTCAGTAGtcttgaccattggtctgttgatcccaccatggatggactataTAGCCCAAAAATCTCCTGGACAGGACATCCTTACCATTTGATTTGTCTTCAGATAAGATCATtgagaagagaaatacaacaagAGGCCATATTCAGCTGAGAAAGGTTCCATGATTGTTCTCTGGGATCCATGGGCATTGTCCATTTACAAAGGGATGCACTGATCTACCCCATTAGTTGGAAGTGAAAAGCTGGAACTCGCAATGATGCGGGTCACAGATATCATATGATTCCTTGTAGTAAAATCAAACTTTTCAAACCCAGACCACACCAATCGGTTTGACCGGTTTAGACTGGAACCCTTAACATATCCTGGCTGCTTCTATATTCAACCATATTTTAGATTTGGACCGCCGGGTCACACATGGGTTTTCCAATCCAAACGTCCAACTATTTGAGTTGGACAGCCTTCATATTATTTCTGATTTtcaagagaaatgctccagtgctctgaAAGCCCTATAGataatagtgctcctagttgcgtTGGCTttcttggacagtccaatcaatcaatctgaactgtccattgagTCCAAAACACATTGTTATATAGGCTTTCATGCAAAAACTGCATTTATGATCCAATCCATACTTGATTTGGCTCTTTTTTcaatagccatcctttttccaataCATGGgtgggatggttacaattgcctaacCAATCATGATTCTTGATGGGCCCTACCAAAGAGATGgattaaattgttgattggacgtATCTTATGTAAATGGTCTTCACCATTCATActgaaggccattgatcaaatggttaatattcgTCGGAACAGCATGATATTTCCATGTAGGACTATCAACTGGCCAGGCCTGGGGTTGGCTTTGGCCTGAATTTCAACAATTCAGACCAGGCCTGAGGGACTGGcctattcaaaaatttgattttgcCTAGCTCGAGCCTACCCATTGAAAGCCATATTTGCATGCTAGTCCATGAAATGTGCTCTGGAGCTAATGAGCAGTCTAGTTTAATATTGGATGGGAttgtgtcccaatgcaactaggagcacaagagaaaatctctttaagttaACATGACCCAGGTGACCCAATTGGCTGCAGGTCAGACCAGTTTGGAGCACACAGCCAACAGTGTGTTGgatgtaggccagtggggcccactggttagcaatcactagtgggtgggtcccacatgtttaggctttctcCCGCCTTTTCCATTCgattgagatttcaaattcaactttgaatttgaaatatgataagagataggGATTTGACCGGATAATATAGTTTCATCCTATCTCATCTGATCTCTccatcctttcctataaaaagggatgcgctctctctcgcattgAATCATACAAAAAACCGAGAGTATATAGAGAGATACAATGTGCACTATAGTTTGTTCATTTTAGCTTGTCCtagggacgatctgatccatagatcgcaatccggggctactatataccgtaggatcagaggtgtgaatagttccatctgctccagtagtaaataggcgggccgttgaagcACCATTCTTctactttgtgagggttccaaacttcgtgtaaaccatcagatcttgagggctcaccttccgcactTCCCaatagtggtatcagagcgaactcaacggcggatctccgatttataattttcatctaaaaaggtaagtggcccttttttttaaattattggaTTCATGCTCCTGGCTTTTTAAATGTATAAGATCAGTGCGCACTGTAACTCTTGGTATGAAAATATGCACCGAATGAGACTACATAGATGTGCATAGATGTTTACACATGAGACTGTGTACATATATATGTGCACATGTGATTGTGTACATAGATGTGCATGATGTAGCCATACAGAACTATTTTCATGTATGACCGTGTACATTGATATGCATGATGTAGACACTGCACACTGTATTTcgataaaaatattatatatatatatatatatatatataaaaggcccTTCGACGTGAATCTTGTATCTGTACACACATGTATATCTACACATGTATTTGTACACATGTTGGCTGTACACACATGTATCTATATACAAGTTTAGCAATAATTACCATGGCTTTTGTACACATTGGCTACTGTATACATGTTCTTTTGTGCACATGTTGTTATGTACACATGCAAATGTGTTGTGCTGTACATATGTCAACATGTTGTTTCTGTTAACATGTAGTTTACAGCAACACGTTCCATGTTGTTATATGATGTACTATAACACGTTGGTTATATATTGCATATTGTTGTATGATATCCTATAACATGTTGCATTGTTTCTGTTAACATGTAGTTTACAGCAACACGTTCCATGTTGTTATATGATGTACTATAACATGTTGGTTATATGTTGCATATTGTTGTATGATGTCCTATAACATGTTGCATTGTTTCTGTTAACATGTTGTTTACAGCAACACGTTAGCATGGTGTTTACACATGTAGTTTATATATGTACACATGGAAGGATATAAATTGTTCACAGTACACATAGATGGCTTGCTATACACATGTGATATAGTTGGCTGAATATAGATGTAGGCCACGTGATCTAGTGCTTACAATACACATGACTTCTCAAATACATGTAGTTtaaatgatggtgtggatgttgTGCACGTATAAAGCATGCAAGAATAACACATGTAATGTAGCCTACTATATCATTAAACATATTAACTACAAGTCATATGTTAACGTGTGAGGAGGGCTGACATGTTGTACTAtaactaaaatatatatatcatcatatGATTGTACGTGGAAGGTTTCCATTTAAGAAGGatgaaatggtggggtccactaatgaTGTCATCTTGgggatccgctctgttcattatTTTCTCTGTATCAACTCATGATATAgggttaaaaatgaggcagatccactattctgtggaccacaccacatgagtaTATGTTAAAGTACTTTAACatgcaatacatgtatatattctaaCGTGTTAAAATACAATACATCAGCCTACAAGATGTTCATCATACGTTAGTCTACATGTATACATCACACGTTTCCTACATGTTGTACATCAACCTACATGTTGCTGTACATGTTGCTATTATAAATCCAACACGTTTAATGGTACACATCTGATATGTACATCTGTTGAATAATGATATGTACATTTCATGTGTGAAGCAGATGACATGtgtgaaataaattcaaaaatcagCTCGTGGCATACATGCCTCCCTGTTGTGTGAAGCAGATAGGCTGATGTACATCTCACGTGATTAGCTAACGTACACGTGTTGGCTGATGTACACGTGCAGCAATTATGTTTTAgttttgctaattccacatgtaTAGATCtgttgaaagatctatgcacatATTTGTTGAATTCATGTTTAATCTACAAAACAATAGTATGGCGCACATTCAGATATGTTGCAACCTAAATGTGTtatcctgagttttggatttgatcatatatattttttatgagtTGATGGATACATATCAAGTATGTTGTTTCCTTTATTATATCTTCTTCATTGTTGATCTAAAGCTCATTAGTGATCGAAACGATCATCaactatgatgatcaatgttgatgaaaggatccatcatcaacaatgatcattatcggtaatgatcagatccatcactaatggtcatgatcacaggtgaacATAGAACTCTCCTGATATCTtagcactttatttttctttctgatgatgatgtttatatatgtGATATAATTAGGCTGATGTGCTTAGATCTAAGCCCtcttatttttcattgaaaaatatagaaaaacttagtgcTTAGATATTTCCTATACACATAAAAATAGGTTGTGCATAAcgtgagtgggagtttattctcctccaccaaatgatgcatgcaactaaGTAATGGtaggttgcacgttatataaatttattcttataaaagctttaaatctcatcttaaaaggagaacttgattgttctacaccgcccattcgggtatgtggactttcagatcttaTTAAGATGCGTTTtctacttttatactttgaaaatttgtataacacgtagaaatgttgatgattagtgtcaataccttagatcatagctaagtagtgatactcatgcaatgtagagatggccaccaaagcgttaatcgctgaacaactgaaaggacaacatttcgacggcaacaactacgaagactagTCCCGCGcggtgcgatgccttctggacgaggacgacatatctcacacactcgatgtagttcaagagAAACCCATCCTGACTAAAAATgggaatttacaagaacatagggttgcgatgactcgctataataagtggcacaaacaaaatcgttcagcccgtaatgtccttcttagcactatgcacaaagaactcatacctatgtatgaagtgcatgaaaccgctaagggaatcttggaagcactgacagatgcctatgtacagaagtcagatgcgagagttagggcaatgaAATTAGAATTTCAGAAGTACAAGATGCCTGTTGGCTgcaccatcaaagatcatattcgtaagatggagcaaatgataagtgcccttaggaatgttgggtgtaaattgactgaaaatcagaagattatagccatgcactattccttgcctgaatcttgggctcaaattaaaagaattctgaaccatactgattctatcactacgttcagagacttttgtggccacttggtacgtgaggttgaaatgaatgcaattcagccaggtttgaccaaggcctttgtagcagagacccataagcggaAAGCTAACAATAAACGGTTCAAAACTCGTAAGAAGGcgaagaataataatcaagaacagaagactacatcacctcctccaaatctcaagaaggggaatggaaagaagaagcagaaaaagataaATATAATTTGCTTTGTCTATGGAAATttcggccattatgctcggcagtgtgcccaaAAAAAGACagtaatttctcagtcacaagatattttatatgtaggagtttgttctgaaatcctttccgttgatactatatctaacgagtggatttaggattcaggcgcaacaaagcacgtgacatagagtcgtcgaggactcgagaaATTCCAGCCTATAGCCAAAGGAAGTTAtaagctgtacatgggcaataacactgttgaagacgtactagggattaacgttctccatctccgtacgcgcatagggcaaacaataatccttcgtgatactctttttgcaccggggatgcatcagaatttaatttctatttctaggttattatttgatagttttgatattcatttttttcgggacaagagtttctttgagactgaataacctcatctttgcataaaaaaatttaattttagatttatttattctagacgtagattgtgataatgcccctcttgctttatctgctatatcgaataaaaatataatatctgAATCTCGAAAATGGCACGCGAGtttaggtcacatcggaaaggatcaTATGACAAGATTAGTACGTtttggtctgttagactccttatccaaagttcatttgccattttgtgaacattgtgtgtctgggaagacttcgaagaaaccatttcccaaagtggctaggtccaagggcacactagagataatctattcaaatatctgtggaccctttaatgtacatgtcagaaacggatgtcaatattttatcactttcattgacgattactcgcgttgtggatatgtgtatctcatctcacacaaatctaaggcttttgattgttttcttaaatataaagctgaagtGGAAAATCAACttaagaaaaagattaaaatccttcgggAGGTGGCAAGTATACATCTGAAatatttaaatcatattgtgaaaacgttggaatagttcggcagtacacaatggcttacactccacaacaaaatggtgttgcagagagaaggaataggacactattggacatggttagatcgatgatggcacaagccaatctctctaccacattctggggagacacactgttaacagccgtctacgtccttaatagagtcccaaccaaatccattcctaagactccatatgagatgtggtctgggaggattccttctctGGCCAACCTATGCCCTTGGGGATCTTtaggatatgttttgctacctactccgcatagaggtaaacttgatagtaaaaccattgaatacgtgttcataaggtaccctatgcattcaaagggatacgttctagtttatgaggaccatgaaTGATAGATTGAGATAGAATCCTAAGACGTGACCTTTGTTGAAGATAGTTACCCAAGCCGATTGAAGCAAAAGGTTCCcttagaattttttgaaatacctGATGTATCTCAAGAGAGTAGGAATTCTGCTTCTCACGATGATGATGCTCCTATCATTCGTCAGGATGGTGGGAGGACATCTCGACatgctcctgagttacgtcgaagcgaaagaggattaattccccgaagatacttcgatattgaggggcaaacattctcttgcattGCAGTTGATGGTGATGAACCCGATTCGTATCAGGAtgtattattatcttctaactcggccgattgagTGAATTCTATGGATGAAGAGATCGCTtctatggagaagaataaagtctgggaacttgttgatctgccttccaatcacaaagcgataggtaataaatgggtacttaagatcaaaagaaaggcagatagTATAGTgaacaagtataaagcacgattagttgctaaaggttttacacaataagagggcattgattacgaggagaccttttcacctgttgcaaagttttCCTCAAtctgcatgatcttgtccatgtcgcaagtttaaacttagagttatatcagatgaatgtaaagaccgcattcttaaatggtgacttggatgaagagatatacatgcaacagcccataggttatgtggacaaaaagcatccaaagaaagtctgcaggtaattgaaatctatctatgggctaaagcaatcttcaagacagtagtacatgaggttccacttggccatcaaaacttttggattcacgatgagtgaagaagatcattgtgtataaaacggtctggaagatcttttctgatactatctctatatgtagacgatatcctgttagctggtaatgacatgcaattgttgatatcgaCTAAAGATtgactattctcgaactttgagatgaaagaccttggtgaagtcAACTTTATTCttagggtaaaaatcatcagagatcgccctaagaaatttttagacttgtctcaagcaacctatatacaaaagatcttagagcggttcaggatgaaaaattaaaagctgttgaaacccctatagataaagctaccaagctggACAGGAAATCGTGTCACCAGACtaaagccgagaaattggctatgtcctcagtaccttatgcaagcgcagtagggagcttaatgtatgttatgctttgcaccagaccagATATTAGacatgcagttggcatagtcagccgttatcagagtaacctaggacagtctcattggcaagccgtcaaacgtatattccgctatctcagaggaacaaaagacctaatgttgtgttatgaaggcacaagcctcgagctcaaaggatattcaaaTACTGCTTAGGGTAATGATGCCGACGAggaaaagtctacttcaggatatgtattcttactcggaggaggagctatctcatggtcgagtaagaaacagacatctacagctctttcatctatagaggtcgagtacattgcatgttgtgctgcagttcaggagtgtgtatgggttcataGATTTCTATTAAGTCTTGGTGTTGCACAGAGTGTTCATCAGCCTATAtcactgaagatagacaatacttctgtcattgacttgacaaaggaccctaaacaccaccagaaatctaagcacattgagatcaagtatcattacgtccgtgatcaagtgagagataagaaggtcgccctcagctacattcctactaaggagatgatggctgatcccatgacgaaacctataactagagatctatttcaggttcacgtcaggcagatgggattaaggaaagcttgactgatgtacttgttttgtaatacctttgatctttcattaatgaatattatattttttttattcagtattgaacactaatataattaggtatgaagatcatcaacATTTACCTTAAAAttatgtaggatttctatttttatccgcaggccggtcacccactcgcacgggttgaccaaccttgaatgtaaaagagaggtacatttagggctatgtttatacattgaggtatgaacttccctttattgtgaataataaaggatgaggatatgagtgagtcgtatccgtctacaatcttataaagattgaagataagactgataaagtcgaataacataatcgcaccatttcattacatgcgatcaatgttatggcctgaaattaaagtCAGGTTAtaagatgagtcgtacctcatgtagaatgacctgcgtattgtagacccgacattcacctagtattgtctactttacgacgtggattgtagccatgtgctgggacctattacctacagattgtTTTGATTCAagctaatcattgcaacgtgcgagtagccagtcccgtaggtgactctttgtgtccttagctaccctcctcttgtgtgtATGAGGATaagattgagtgtcgctactttagtgtattatgtcgaaaggtccttgattggccagactcagttatgCTAGGAAAGCGGCttaattaattccaaattacacatctgcgtggggaagatcccgtgacaagTACactaagtttctagaactataaatacgcacttgaagacttatccgccggcagtatcgagttgtttttattagacttttacaaacaatatttttcttaaaaagcatatatatatatatatatatatatatatatatatatatatatatatatatatatatatataaaagtattgctttaaattggttttaatcgaagtttgtgaaaaatcaagtttcagaataactcgataagttggataagtgcataTGTTGGCTGAGTACTCCAGGTcgagagttaactccatccggtgtggtcatgcggactaggacaagcattgcaaagcttgggttattgagtactagttaggtggtcacttagtacttaagcacctgtgaaaagattacggtgatccagctggtcccataCCTCTGATTCTTTTCATCGCGATGTTTGATCTTTGATTGTTGTTAGGcgagttaaatggacaaatttttgtgcctatcccacagtgtgattgagtgggagatgttggacgtaggccagtgagGCCCACTGGTTAGCAATCACTagtggatgggtcccacacgtTTAGGCTTTCTCCAGCCTTTTCCATTCGGTTGAGATttgaaattcaactttgaatttgaaatatgataagagatagggatttgaccagataatatggtttcatcctatctcatctgatctctccctcctttcttataaaaaggaatgcgctctctctcgcattgAATCATACGAAAAACTGAGAGTATATAGAGAGATACAGTGTACACTATAGTCTGTtcattttagcttgtccttgggacgatctgatccatagatcgcaattcggggccactatataccgtaggatcagaggtgtgaatagttccatctgctccagtagtagataggcgggccgttgaagcaccgttcttctgctttgtgagggttccaaacttcgtgtagactgtcagatcttgaggggtcaccttccgcgcttcccaacacaGTGGGCATCCGGTCCGTGCTTTAAATTGAGGGGTTTTTTTTCCTGGTTAATTGGTTTGGAAGTATCaccccgatttctgggtttgtgGAATCATCAAGCACTTGAATTATGAGTTTATTGGATGGCCATGACATCTCCCCCGCAGCTCCATTCGAAAGTATATAAacctgaaaaaataaataaataacttagaATATTTTCCAACTGGGtgagagctagagagagagagagagagagagagagagagagagagagggtagcatGGTGCACATTGATAATTTGGTGTGCACATCCCCCATCATCTAAAGACGATTAGTGGGAAGCTAGAAAGCATTTTCAAATAGTAAAAGTCCATTTCAAAATGCATGTTAAGATTCTCATCGGCCAATTAGCAGATGGTGGAAGATATGTGATCACCAACCCTTGCAtcagtgttcaagttgtcggtaTTGCTATAGGTTTCGctagccggagataaagatataatatcgttatcaccaataatatcgctgataaccggaaatgcagggaaaaagggaaaaatatggagaaaattgtggaatttttcagtgaaacttcaggacatgcctaataacacatatttacatattcaggaatgaaaaaattacaaaaagaatgcattaaattagaagtttccatttaatgggagtCAAAAGGCAtacgttgtcgtaagaaatcactcaaatagtaaccaaaatgagtttatataatacaaatatagtggacccatgggcagataaaaatctgtagtggacaccaccacagaaaatagttggAAGAGTGATTCCCACAGTTGAAACTATCATAAGGCttgccataatgtttatttgaaatccaacccgttcagaagtaaaaaaaataacacaaaagaagggaaaacacaaatatcaacttgatctaaaactttcgtggcatttagaagtttttaatggtgggagtcactgtcccactattttctgtgctggggtccactggagctttggatttaactcgttcgtTGGATAttgccctgagaagtttttaatggtgggagtcactgtcccactattttctatgctggggtccactggacctttggatttaactcgttcgttggatattgccctga from Magnolia sinica isolate HGM2019 chromosome 17, MsV1, whole genome shotgun sequence encodes the following:
- the LOC131231440 gene encoding glucomannan 4-beta-mannosyltransferase 1-like isoform X1, translated to MSWPSNKLIIQVLDDSTNPEIGDKVEFECEKWLEKGVHIKYERRENRNGYKAGALREGLEKQYVKDCEFVAIFDADFQPEPDYLWRTIPFLLHNPDLALVQARWKFVNANECLMTRLQEMSLDYHFSLEQEVGSSTYSFFGFNGTAGVGRIRAVMDAGGWKDRTTVEDMDLAVRASLKGWKFVFVGDLSVKNELPRTYKANRYQQHRWSCDPANLFRKMSKEILCCEKVSFWKKFHVLYAFFFVRKIVAHWVTFFFYCIIIPACVLIQEVQLPKYIAIYIPSVITILNSICTPRSIHLLVFWILFENVMSLHRTKAAIIGLLEADRVNELVVTEKLGNTLKNRSNASTSTVASTSTRTSDSVSTSTSARMRPQRRPRLKFIERIHVMELIMGVFLLYCAIYDVFLGRDYFYLFLQSAAFFVMGFGYIGTFVPSN